One stretch of Hemibagrus wyckioides isolate EC202008001 linkage group LG01, SWU_Hwy_1.0, whole genome shotgun sequence DNA includes these proteins:
- the LOC131357198 gene encoding carcinoembryonic antigen-related cell adhesion molecule 8-like: MDLHAVCCNLLLLTCSGLGFGQQLILPERINKAVGENVVITPIRLPDLPHYLIRWEFNTTSIVVGTDVLPPYTDRVSIDTTTLALEIRNLTENDTGPYILTINTATTVVTGQTSLQVLVPVSSVTIVPSQTELVEFNSTVSFVCSASGSFLSFIWLNGSSEITAGERVQLTDNNSSLTITSVIRGDTGPYECEASNSISRKKSLPLSLIIYYGPEYVNASADPVGPFYSSGSNLILTCSAVSSPAAEFQWAVNGTELGEMGRELNLSNIQISQSGNYTCIAHNKQSLRYSVSQPISITVLDKGNAGGDSLSAGAIAGIVIGVLLGVAGIAGLIFYFVKVKEMPKTNSRGNNQSGATHNAGGHDSFYENMVSFQNQNPGVNVGGSDPHPVKASYYENTVGFQNKNPVMNQTPHSVNEGIYENP, translated from the exons ATGGATTTACACGCTGTGTGCTGCAATCTGCTCCTGCTGACATGTTCAG GACTGGGCTTTGGCCAACAGTTGATATTACCTGAGAGGATAAATAAAGCAGTTGGGGAGAATGTAGTGATTACTCCAATCCGTCTTCCTGACCTCCCTCACTACTTAATCAGATGGGAGTTTAATACAACAAGCATTGTTGTTGGAACTGATGTACTGCCACCGTACACAGACAGAGTCAGTATAGACACCACGACTTTAGCTCTGGAGATCAGGAATCTGACTGAGAATGATACTGGACCGTATATTCTGACGATAAACACTGCTACAACTGTTGTCACCGGTCAAACCTCACTACAGGTGCTTG TTCCAGTCTCCAGTGTTACCATTGTACCAAGCCAAACAGAGCTGGTTGAGTTTAACAGCACTGTGAGTTTCGTCTGCTCTGCGTCTGGctcctttctttcatttatttggcTGAATGGCAGCTCTGAGATAACAGCAGGGGAGCGAGTTCAGCTAACAGACAACAACAGCAGTCTGACCATTACCAGTGTGATCAGAGGTGACACAGGCCCATACGAGTGTGAAGCATCCAACAGCATCAGCAGAAAAAAGAGTCTCCCATTGAGCCTCATCATTTACT ATGGTCCTGAATATGTTAATGCTTCAGCAGATCCAGTGGGACCCTTCTACAGCTCTGGGTCTAATCTCATATTGACCTGCTCAGCTGTGTCCAGTCCTGCTGCTGAGTTTCAGTGGGCTGTGAATGGAACAGAGCTTGGTGAAATGGGCCGAGAGCTCAATCTGAGCAACATTCAGATCAGTCAGAGTGGCAATTACACCTGCATAGCCCATAACAAACAGAGTCTGAGATACTCTGTGTCTCAACCCATCAGCATCACTGTACTAG ataAAGGGAATGCAGGTGGAGACTCACTGTCTGCAGGAGCTATAGCTGGGATTGTTATTGGGGTTTTATTAGGGGTCGCTGGAATTGCTGGTTTGATTTTCTACTTTGTGAAAGTAAAAGAAAT GCCAAAAACAAACTCCAGAGGAAATAACCAGAGTGGAG CAACACATAATGCAGGTGGACAT gATTCATTCTATGAAAATATGGTCAGTTTCCAAAATCAGAACCCGGGGGTGAATGTGGGTGGATCTGACCCTCACCCTGTTAAG GCTTCATACTATGAAAATACGGTCGGTTTCCAGAATAAGAACCCTGTGATGAATCAGACACCTCACTCTGTTAAT GAAGGAATAtatgaaaacccctga